From the genome of Spirosomataceae bacterium TFI 002, one region includes:
- a CDS encoding TonB-linked outer membrane protein, SusC/RagA family translates to MKKHFLLKELSWKPYYQKEHGNSTKRFASIKLAVLLFFTTIVSYAAINVKGTVNDDTGSPLPGVSVIIKGTMQGTTTDMSGSYSISVANEKSVLVFSMVGFEPQEIPVGNQSMINITLRTDSKVLDEVVVVGYGVQKKETITGAVSSVKGSELIKAPVVNLSNSIAGRMAGVVAVNRSGEPGGDGSAIRIRGSNTLNNGDALIVVDGIPNRAGGLDRINPNDIESISVLKDAAAAIYGSRAANGVILITTKRGKTGKPLLSYSANQGYSQPTVIPALASSAQYTSMLNDLDIYALPVSEWSSANSAYKATGSYTRPDGTVRKAPYSPDDIRQFEDGSDPWLHPNTDWYAATLKNWSPQVRHNVQVSGGTDNVKYLASLGYQNQDGYYKESATAYQQYDIRLNLDAKLNKYIDLNVGILGREEARNYPTRSAGSIFRMQMRGKPQQQAYWPNGLPGPDIENGENPVVITTDLSGYDRQKQDYIQTNGSLDIKIPGIEGLKFTATAAIDKRIGTRKLWQIPWTLYQAGSGFEADGTTPILVPSQRGPAEPNLTQNYDDQLNILLGGVATYEKQFGVHGLTLLAGTNKETITGNNFGAFRRYFISPAIDQMFAGGDLAKDNSGGAYETARINYFGRVAYNFKEKYLLEFLWRYDGSDRFPKETRYGFFPGVMAGWVMSDEAFMKDVSFINFLKIRGSWGQLGNDQVNLPNSTTAATYQYLSTYGFRSYILGDAEQKTLYETRLPNNNITWEVASNSNIGLEGQLFNSKVTFELDYFLNKRSQILWYKNASVPQSTGITLPAQNFGEVSNRGFDFNIGYRSQKGDFKYNISLNGGYAKNRIDFWDEAPGAPEWQRTTGKPMNTYISYIYDGVFKDQAAIDANQIDYSAIVKEIRPGDMKYQDYNGDGKITPDDQVRTNNTQLPLFQGGVNLGAEYKNFDLTILFQGAAGAKQYVSAGEMGNIGNYLLDIYQNRWTIDNPSDVHPRIANRSDQYYSNNNTYWLRSSDYIRLKNFEVGYSLPESIGTKIGMSSVRFYFSGQNLFTIDKLKVFDPETTSSTGQYYPQSKVLNLGLTVKF, encoded by the coding sequence ATACTGGCTCTCCTTTGCCAGGTGTAAGTGTAATTATAAAAGGAACAATGCAAGGAACCACTACCGATATGAGTGGAAGTTATTCGATTTCTGTGGCGAACGAAAAATCAGTACTTGTATTTAGTATGGTTGGTTTTGAGCCCCAAGAAATTCCAGTAGGCAACCAATCGATGATTAACATCACATTGAGAACAGATTCCAAAGTACTTGATGAAGTTGTTGTTGTTGGTTATGGTGTTCAAAAAAAGGAGACGATTACTGGAGCGGTTTCTTCCGTTAAAGGATCCGAACTTATCAAAGCACCAGTTGTAAACTTAAGTAACTCTATCGCTGGTCGTATGGCTGGTGTGGTTGCAGTCAACCGTAGTGGTGAGCCAGGAGGAGATGGATCAGCGATTAGAATTCGTGGTTCTAATACCTTAAATAATGGTGATGCCCTCATTGTTGTCGATGGAATACCAAACAGAGCTGGTGGACTTGACAGAATTAACCCAAATGACATAGAAAGTATCTCAGTCTTGAAAGATGCGGCGGCGGCTATTTATGGGTCTAGAGCAGCAAACGGTGTAATTTTGATTACTACAAAGCGTGGAAAAACTGGTAAGCCATTGTTATCTTACTCAGCCAACCAAGGTTATTCGCAACCAACTGTTATTCCTGCATTGGCTAGTTCGGCACAATATACAAGTATGCTAAACGACTTGGATATATATGCATTACCAGTTTCTGAGTGGTCAAGTGCAAATTCGGCTTATAAAGCAACAGGATCATACACAAGACCAGATGGAACAGTAAGAAAAGCACCTTATAGTCCAGACGATATCCGTCAGTTCGAAGATGGTTCTGATCCTTGGTTACATCCAAATACTGACTGGTATGCAGCAACTTTGAAAAATTGGTCACCTCAAGTGCGTCATAACGTGCAAGTTTCGGGTGGTACTGATAATGTCAAGTACTTGGCTTCATTGGGATACCAAAATCAAGACGGTTACTACAAGGAGTCAGCAACGGCGTATCAACAATATGACATCAGATTGAACTTGGATGCGAAACTCAATAAATACATTGATTTAAATGTTGGTATTCTTGGACGTGAAGAAGCAAGAAACTACCCAACACGTAGTGCTGGATCAATTTTCAGAATGCAAATGCGTGGTAAGCCACAACAGCAGGCATACTGGCCAAATGGTCTTCCAGGTCCCGATATTGAGAATGGTGAAAACCCAGTTGTTATTACGACTGACCTTTCTGGATATGATCGTCAGAAACAAGATTATATTCAAACCAACGGTTCTTTAGATATTAAGATTCCTGGTATTGAAGGTCTTAAGTTTACTGCTACAGCAGCAATTGATAAGCGTATTGGAACAAGAAAGCTTTGGCAAATTCCTTGGACATTGTATCAAGCAGGTTCTGGATTTGAGGCAGATGGTACTACTCCAATTTTGGTTCCATCACAACGTGGACCAGCTGAGCCAAACCTTACTCAAAACTATGACGACCAATTAAACATTCTACTTGGTGGAGTTGCTACTTATGAGAAGCAATTTGGAGTTCATGGCTTAACACTTTTGGCAGGAACAAACAAAGAAACCATTACAGGTAACAACTTTGGTGCATTTAGAAGATACTTTATTTCTCCTGCAATTGATCAAATGTTTGCCGGTGGAGATTTGGCTAAAGACAACAGTGGTGGTGCATACGAAACAGCTCGTATCAATTACTTTGGACGTGTTGCTTATAATTTTAAAGAGAAATACCTTTTAGAATTTTTGTGGAGATATGATGGTTCAGATAGATTCCCTAAAGAAACACGATATGGATTTTTCCCTGGCGTAATGGCTGGATGGGTAATGTCTGACGAAGCATTCATGAAGGATGTTAGCTTTATCAACTTTTTGAAAATTAGAGGGTCATGGGGTCAATTAGGAAATGATCAAGTAAACCTTCCTAACTCTACTACTGCAGCTACCTATCAGTATCTTTCTACTTATGGTTTCCGTAGTTATATTTTAGGCGATGCTGAGCAAAAGACTTTGTATGAGACTCGTCTTCCTAATAATAACATTACTTGGGAAGTTGCTTCTAATTCAAACATTGGATTAGAAGGACAACTGTTTAATAGTAAAGTTACTTTTGAATTGGATTATTTCTTAAACAAAAGATCTCAAATTCTTTGGTATAAAAATGCTTCTGTTCCTCAGTCTACTGGTATAACATTACCTGCACAAAACTTTGGAGAAGTATCTAACCGTGGTTTTGATTTTAACATTGGATACCGTAGTCAAAAAGGTGATTTCAAGTATAACATTAGTTTAAATGGTGGTTATGCGAAAAACAGAATCGATTTCTGGGATGAAGCTCCAGGAGCTCCAGAATGGCAAAGAACTACTGGCAAGCCAATGAATACTTACATTTCATACATATATGATGGTGTATTTAAAGACCAAGCAGCCATAGATGCCAATCAAATTGATTATTCTGCAATTGTTAAGGAAATTCGCCCTGGTGATATGAAATACCAAGATTACAATGGTGATGGTAAAATAACTCCTGATGATCAAGTTCGTACAAACAACACTCAATTACCTTTATTCCAAGGTGGTGTAAACTTAGGTGCTGAGTACAAAAACTTCGACCTTACAATTTTATTCCAAGGTGCTGCAGGTGCAAAGCAATACGTGAGTGCTGGCGAAATGGGTAACATTGGTAACTACCTTTTGGATATTTATCAAAACCGTTGGACAATCGACAACCCAAGTGATGTACACCCAAGAATCGCTAACCGTTCGGATCAATATTATTCAAACAATAACACTTACTGGCTACGAAGCAGCGATTACATTCGCTTGAAAAACTTTGAAGTTGGTTATTCATTGCCTGAATCTATTGGAACTAAAATAGGAATGAGTTCAGTTCGCTTTTACTTCAGTGGACAAAACTTATTTACTATCGACAAACTTAAGGTTTTTGACCCTGAAACCACAAGTAGTACTGGTCAGTATTACCCTCAATCGAAAGTACTCAACTTAGGTTTAACAGTTAAATTCTAA
- a CDS encoding Starch-binding associating with outer membrane, translated as MKLYKKSILTLFTISVFTIGCNDDFVNTQPLDQLSENVVWGDASLATAFVSELYAGFGNGGFDEQMLASLTDETIFTHPGRNITTHTEGRINPADPGWVNNTITWGNMYSRIRGCNLALANLESPKFTDTNNLAKRLIGEAKFMRAYYYHQLLRYYGGIPLIDKAYKLDDPDFLAPRNTFEECLNFIVKDLDDAAAALDGLSMQKGRATKAAALALKSRMLIYAASDLYDTPTSKAKSQAHAAYATPEYVGYVSGNRAERWQKAKAAAKAVVDLSGYGFQMGLTAPVTPEEGTTNYMNQSLSRNGGQVDMILGRNFIVTKNENGGRIGLYNGPNGYNNWAGNTPIQELVDDYETMDGKKFDWNNPEHTKEPYKNRDPRFKASIMHEGTQWKTRSSSNLPLDPASQIQVGEYEVNPGGVKKIHFGLDTRKSPIEDWNGSYTGYYMRKFTDPNPAIVDQNTWQQIPWPILRYTEAVLNYVEACIELGDDDEAKKYLNQIRFRVGMPAITETGAALKERYRNERRIEMVFEEQRYHDARRWMIAPTTLGRKASIINIKGTLKEGKSVSVYKYDTNNYNYTYTIGKIDPGKENRNWDDKIYFLPIHRDEINRNNKLVQNPGY; from the coding sequence ATGAAATTATACAAAAAATCAATATTAACGCTGTTTACAATTTCAGTTTTTACGATAGGATGTAACGACGACTTTGTAAACACTCAACCCCTCGACCAGCTTTCAGAAAACGTGGTTTGGGGAGATGCTTCATTGGCGACAGCCTTTGTAAGCGAGCTATATGCAGGTTTTGGAAATGGAGGTTTTGATGAGCAAATGCTCGCGTCTCTCACTGACGAAACCATTTTTACCCACCCAGGTAGAAACATCACAACTCACACAGAAGGAAGAATTAATCCTGCTGATCCAGGTTGGGTGAATAACACTATTACATGGGGCAATATGTACTCAAGAATTAGAGGTTGTAATTTAGCTTTAGCTAATTTAGAGTCTCCTAAATTCACCGATACTAATAATCTTGCCAAAAGGTTAATTGGTGAGGCGAAATTCATGAGAGCTTATTATTATCATCAGTTACTAAGGTATTATGGTGGTATTCCATTGATAGACAAAGCTTACAAATTAGATGATCCAGATTTTTTAGCACCAAGAAATACTTTTGAGGAGTGCTTGAACTTCATTGTAAAGGATCTTGACGATGCAGCTGCGGCTCTTGACGGACTTAGCATGCAAAAAGGTAGAGCAACCAAAGCAGCCGCTCTTGCCCTAAAATCAAGAATGTTGATTTATGCTGCTAGTGATCTTTATGACACTCCGACTTCAAAAGCAAAGTCTCAAGCACATGCTGCTTATGCTACTCCAGAATACGTAGGGTATGTAAGTGGAAACAGAGCGGAACGTTGGCAAAAAGCGAAGGCAGCTGCTAAAGCTGTAGTTGACTTATCTGGATATGGTTTCCAAATGGGTCTTACAGCACCAGTAACTCCAGAAGAAGGAACAACCAATTACATGAATCAATCTCTTTCTAGAAATGGAGGACAAGTTGATATGATTTTAGGTCGTAACTTTATCGTAACTAAGAACGAAAACGGAGGACGTATCGGTCTTTATAATGGACCAAATGGTTACAACAACTGGGCGGGAAATACTCCTATCCAAGAGTTAGTTGATGACTACGAAACCATGGATGGTAAAAAGTTTGATTGGAATAACCCAGAACACACTAAAGAGCCATACAAAAATAGAGATCCTAGATTCAAGGCATCTATTATGCATGAAGGTACTCAGTGGAAAACTCGTTCATCTAGTAATCTTCCTTTAGATCCAGCAAGTCAGATTCAAGTTGGAGAGTATGAAGTAAACCCAGGTGGAGTAAAGAAAATTCATTTTGGACTTGATACTCGTAAAAGCCCAATAGAAGACTGGAACGGTAGTTATACAGGATATTACATGCGTAAATTCACTGATCCAAACCCAGCAATTGTTGATCAAAATACTTGGCAACAAATTCCATGGCCAATTTTAAGATACACCGAAGCTGTCCTTAACTATGTGGAAGCTTGTATTGAGCTTGGAGATGATGATGAAGCAAAAAAATACCTCAACCAAATTCGATTTAGAGTAGGTATGCCTGCGATTACAGAAACTGGAGCTGCGTTAAAAGAAAGATACCGAAACGAAAGAAGAATCGAGATGGTATTTGAAGAGCAACGCTACCACGATGCTCGTAGATGGATGATCGCTCCTACCACTTTAGGTAGAAAAGCAAGTATCATAAACATTAAAGGTACCTTGAAAGAAGGAAAATCAGTATCTGTTTACAAATACGACACAAACAATTACAATTATACTTATACCATAGGGA